The following proteins are co-located in the Paraburkholderia phytofirmans PsJN genome:
- a CDS encoding ClcB-like voltage-gated chloride channel protein, whose translation MLSFLLKLRTRAQNLFRLSDAHTMLIWSVVVGVAGAFATIAFREAIALLQFAIVGKSGSFVEMARGLPWTVRIWLPAAGGLIAGFLLLIARRYEDKCNHIDYMEAVAIGDGVVPVKLSMWRSVSSLFTISSGGSIGREGPMVQLAALAGSLIGRWVHFDPPRLRLLVACGAAAGITSAYSAPIAGAFFVTEIVLGSIAMESFGPVVVSAVVANITMREFAGYKPPYEMPVFPPVAGLEVLLFVALGALCGAAAPQFLRLLDLSKQSFRKLPVPLPVRLALGGLVVGILSVWTPEVWGNGYSVVNAILHSPWTWTALVLVLVFKIVATAATAGSGAVGGVFTPTLFVGAVVGSLFGQGMHALWPHGTSAPFAYAMVGMGAFLAGATQAPLMAILMIFEMTLSYQVVLPLMLSCVVAYFVSRAIGKNSMYEITLRRNHEEQERSRLRATQMRELIRPAETVVPPNATVHDMTRVFLEYPVKYLYVANESGAFLGVVALKDITSDLLDGSDTSAKTAANYLQPHFDVLTPDMPLGVALQHFLAFQGERLPVVESAAHPTLAGVVYKTSLLDAYFRMNPTR comes from the coding sequence GTGCTTTCATTCCTGCTGAAGCTGCGCACCCGCGCCCAAAATCTGTTCCGTCTCTCCGACGCCCACACGATGCTGATCTGGTCGGTCGTAGTCGGCGTCGCGGGCGCCTTCGCGACCATTGCCTTTCGCGAAGCCATCGCGCTGCTGCAATTCGCGATCGTCGGCAAGTCCGGCAGTTTCGTCGAAATGGCGCGCGGCCTGCCGTGGACCGTGAGGATCTGGCTGCCCGCGGCAGGCGGCCTGATCGCAGGCTTCCTTCTGCTGATCGCGCGGCGTTACGAGGACAAATGCAATCACATCGACTACATGGAAGCGGTCGCGATCGGCGACGGCGTGGTGCCGGTCAAGCTGAGCATGTGGCGCAGCGTGTCGTCGCTGTTCACGATTTCGAGCGGCGGGTCGATTGGCCGCGAAGGTCCGATGGTGCAACTCGCGGCGCTCGCCGGTTCGCTGATCGGACGCTGGGTGCATTTCGATCCGCCGCGGCTGCGCCTGCTGGTGGCCTGCGGCGCGGCGGCCGGGATCACCTCCGCGTACAGCGCGCCGATCGCGGGCGCGTTTTTCGTCACCGAGATCGTGCTCGGCTCGATCGCGATGGAGAGCTTCGGGCCCGTGGTGGTGTCGGCGGTGGTCGCCAACATCACGATGCGTGAATTCGCCGGCTACAAGCCGCCGTACGAAATGCCGGTGTTTCCGCCGGTGGCCGGCCTGGAGGTGCTGCTGTTCGTCGCGCTCGGCGCGCTGTGCGGCGCGGCCGCGCCGCAGTTTCTGCGGCTCCTCGACCTGTCGAAGCAAAGCTTTCGCAAGTTGCCGGTGCCGCTGCCCGTGAGGCTCGCGCTCGGCGGCCTGGTGGTCGGCATTCTGTCGGTCTGGACGCCCGAGGTGTGGGGCAACGGCTACAGCGTCGTCAACGCGATCCTGCATTCGCCGTGGACGTGGACCGCGCTCGTCCTCGTGCTGGTGTTCAAGATCGTCGCCACGGCGGCTACGGCGGGCTCCGGCGCGGTCGGCGGGGTGTTCACGCCGACGCTGTTCGTCGGCGCGGTAGTCGGCTCGCTGTTCGGCCAGGGCATGCACGCGCTGTGGCCGCACGGCACGTCGGCACCGTTCGCGTACGCGATGGTCGGCATGGGCGCGTTTCTGGCGGGCGCGACCCAGGCGCCGCTGATGGCGATCCTGATGATCTTCGAGATGACGCTCAGCTATCAGGTCGTGCTGCCGCTGATGCTCTCGTGCGTGGTCGCCTATTTCGTGTCGCGCGCGATCGGCAAGAACTCCATGTACGAAATCACGCTGCGCCGCAATCACGAGGAACAGGAGCGCTCGCGACTGCGCGCCACGCAGATGCGCGAGCTGATCCGCCCCGCCGAAACCGTCGTGCCGCCCAACGCCACCGTGCACGACATGACACGCGTGTTCCTCGAATATCCGGTGAAGTATCTCTACGTGGCGAACGAGTCCGGCGCGTTTCTGGGCGTCGTCGCTTTGAAGGACATCACGTCGGATCTGCTCGACGGCAGCGACACCTCCGCGAAGACCGCGGCGAACTATTTGCAGCCGCATTTCGACGTGCTCACGCCGGACATGCCGCTCGGCGTCGCCTTGCAGCACTTTCTCGCGTTTCAGGGCGAGCGCCTGCCGGTGGTCGAGAGCGCCGCGCACCCCACGCTCGCCGGCGTGGTCTACAAAACCTCGCTGCTCGACGCCTATTTCCGCATGAATCCGACGCGTTAG